The following nucleotide sequence is from Acidobacteriota bacterium.
CGGATCGGATCCACCCTGAAATGTCCCCCGGAGAGGACAGGGTCCCCCGATCTAGTGGATCGTGAAGTCGACCTTGATCGTGAAGAACACCTCGACCGGCTTGCCATTCTGCTTCGCCGGCTCGTAACGCCACTGGCGAACGGCGTTGATGGCATTCTCCTCGAAGCCGACACCCGGCTGGGTGACTCGAAGCACCTCCACCTCACCGACGGTGCCATCCCTGAAGATGATCGCCTGCATGATGACGGTGCCTTCCATCCGCGCCGTCCGGGCGATCTCCGGATAGTCGGGTGTGACCTTGGACTCCTGGATCAGAATCGGGTTGGAAACATCTCCGACACCGGCCAGCAGTGGGCCTGACGGCGGCGGCGGTTCCGGCACGCCGATGAGGACATCCACATCCGGCGGGATCGGGTCGTCCAGAATCTCCGGCTCGGGCTCACGGATCGGTTCCGGCTCGTCCGGTGTCGGATCGGGAATCGGCACCTTGCGGGTCAGCTTCTTCTGGATGATCTCTTTCTTCTCGACCTTCGGCGGCGGGGGAACGTACTTCTTGACGATAATCCGCTTCTTCTGGGTCGGCTTGAGGGTCTTGCTCATCTCGGGGAACTGGATGAAGAAGACCGCCACATGAAGCAGGATGGCGCCGGCCAAACAGATGTAGAGAAGTTTGCCCTCGCCTTCGTGAGACATCGCACGGAAAAGGGCATCCTCGGCGGCGACCTTCTCGTCGATGGTCATTCCGTGGCGTTGGGTTTCGTCAGCCATCGGTCCTACCTCCCCTGCCTACTCACAGTGACTCTCGAAGGGGTTGAAGCCGAACAGCTCGATGTACTCGGCGACTTCCTTCTGGGTCGGGACAGAGATGTTCTTGACCTTCCAACCGAGCCAGGGATTCGGCACCGGGTCGTTGATGTCCTGCACCAGCTCGGGCGTTCCGAGGACATCGTAGACCGCCACCATGGCCGAGTAAGGCGCGTCGGAGTCGGTATAGAGGATGACCGGCTTCTGAGCGTCGCGGGTCAACTTGGGCTCGAGGTAGGGCAAGATGCCTTTCAGCTCCATGGGCTGACAGTCCACCGTCAGGCTGCCGTCGGCGGCGACCTTGATGAAGACCGCCTCTTCCGTGGACGTCTCTTGATTCTTGTCGTCCGAGGGGAGCTTGAAGTCCAACCCCTTGGTCGCCGAGAACACCGCCGTCACCATGAAGAAGATGATCAGCAGGAAGGCGATATCCGCCATCGACGAAGTGGGGATCTCCGACTCGGGCGGCTTGGAAACCAGTTTCTTCATCATTGGGGTATCTCTCCCCCGGAATCGTCCCCTCGCTGGGCGGTCAGCAGGAGGACGTTTTCGACGCCCCCCTCCCGCATCGCCTGCAGGAGCTCGTCCACCATCTCGAAACGAGTCTCACCATCGGCCTTGAGGATGAACTGCTTCGTCTCGTCTCGGGCGGTCAATCGGGACGCCTCGAGGTAGATCTGGCTGGGACCGGCGACGACCTGACTCATCTGCTCGCCGTCGGAAAACTTGTACAACCACTCGAAACTGCCGTCTTCTTCGACGGCCTTGTGCAGGACGACGATGGCTGCGCCCTTCTCGGCCTCTTCGCGGATCTTGGCCGACGGGAGGTTGACGCTTGTACGATCGACCTCGTGAACCGTCGTCACCATGAAGAAGATGATCAGCAGAAAGGCAATGTCCGCCATCGAACCCGTCGGGATGATGGCATCGGCTTTCTTTGAGGATCGAAGCTTCATCGGATCTAGGAGTCCCTACGTTCCAACTCGTCCAGGGTCTCGAACATGATGTTGGCCGCCGTCTCGATTTGACGGGTATAGGCCGAAACCTTGGATGTGAAGTAATTGTAGAACGGCTGCGTCACGAACGCGACAATCAGGCCGTAGGCGGTGGTTAGCAGCGCCTGGGAGATACCCTTGGCCACCTCGCCGGGGTTGTTGAGACCGGCCTTGGCGATGACCTCGAACGACAACACCATGCCGACAACCGTTCCGAGGAAGCCCAGCAGCGGCGCGATGTTGGCGATGGTCGCCAATACCGTGTGGAACTTCTCGAGATAGGCGATCTCGTGGATGGCGGCGTTCTCCATCGCCTTCTCCATCTGCACCCGGGGCATGCCGTACTTCAGCAGTCCCGACTTCACGATGGACGCGACGGGGCTGCGTTGTTCCTCGCAAGCCTGGATGGCGCCCTTGACGTTGCCCTTCAAGAGCGACGACCGCACCTGCGCGATGAAGTTGTTGACGTTGATCTTCACGCGCCGAAAGGCGATCAACTTATAAATGATCGTTGCCACCGACGCGAGCGACAGGATCGAGATCGCATGCATGACGTTGCCGCCATCGGTGTAGTACTTGAAAAGATCGCCTACGATGTTTCCTAGGAGCACTGCCTGCCCTCCGAGTGCCGCCCACCGACGGGATCACCGTCGTCGGGTCGTCCGTTAATTTTCGCCCCGTGCCGTGTATACCAACCTATCGCCGTGTTTGCAAACCCTTTCCAGTCATGGATTTACAGGCAAACAGGTCATTCGCGGCACGATGGATGTTATGCCAGCGTTTCTAGGGTGTCAAGGAAACGGCCGGCCGTGTGCGGTCTGAAACCAGCAAGCCGTCCTTCAGCCGCAAGACCCGTGCCGCTCGGTCTGCCAACGCCTCCTCATGAGTCACCAGGACGATGGTGTGCCCCGCCTCGTGGAGTTCGTCGAAGAGGGCCATGATGTCGGCGCCGGTCCTGGAGTCCAGATTTCCCGTCGGTTCGTCGGCCAACAGTAAAGAAGGCTTGTTGACCAGCGCCCTGGCGACGGCGACCCGTTGCCGCTGCCCCCCGGACAACTCGTTGGGGCGATGCCCGGTCCTATCGCCGAGGCCGACGTTCTGGAGGGCCTCGATCGCCCGTTCTCGACGCTCTTTCCTGGGGATTCCCGCGTAGACCAGCGGTAATTCGACGTTCTGGACGGCGTCGGTCCGGGCCAGGAGATTGAAAGTCTGAAAGATGAAGCCGATCTCGCGGTTGCGGATCGCCGCCAGCTGATCGTCGTCCAGCTCCGAGATCTCGCGGTCGTTAAGCCGGTAGGAGCCGCTCGTCGGCACATCGAGACAGCCCACGACGTTCATCAGGGTCGACTTGCCCGACCCCGAGGGCCCCATCACCGCGACGTAGTCGCCGCGCTCTATCTTGAGGCTAACCCCGTCGAGGGCATGCACTTCCTCATCGCCCATGCGATAGACCCGGCGGACATCGCGAAACTCGATGAGTGCATCCATTGCGTCGTCGGGACCGACGCTAGTTCAGCGACAGACCGCGGGCCTCCAGCATCGTGCCCTGCACCCGCTCGAGGGCTGCGAGCGCCTTCTGGTAGTCGACGGCGGCCCGAATCTGCGACAGTTCGGCGTCGGCCAGGTCGTTCTGGAACGTCAAGACCTCGAACGAGGTGCTCATGCCGTTCTCGAACTTCTTCTCCTCGGCCTCCAGTTTCTTCCGCTGCAACTCGACGTTGGCGGTGGACGCCTCGAATCGCCGGATCCCCGACGTGACCTCTCGCACGGCACGTCGGACCTCGACCCGGATGGTCTGTTCCTGATTGCTGACCGCAAGCTCGGATTTCTCTCGGTTGAGGGTCGAGGTGCGATAGGCGCTCCTGGCGCTGCGATTGCGGATCGGGATGTTGTAGGTGAAGCCCGCGCTCCAGGTGTAATTGTTGAAATCGGGGATC
It contains:
- a CDS encoding biopolymer transporter ExbD, producing MKLRSSKKADAIIPTGSMADIAFLLIIFFMVTTVHEVDRTSVNLPSAKIREEAEKGAAIVVLHKAVEEDGSFEWLYKFSDGEQMSQVVAGPSQIYLEASRLTARDETKQFILKADGETRFEMVDELLQAMREGGVENVLLLTAQRGDDSGGEIPQ
- a CDS encoding TonB family protein; protein product: MADETQRHGMTIDEKVAAEDALFRAMSHEGEGKLLYICLAGAILLHVAVFFIQFPEMSKTLKPTQKKRIIVKKYVPPPPKVEKKEIIQKKLTRKVPIPDPTPDEPEPIREPEPEILDDPIPPDVDVLIGVPEPPPPSGPLLAGVGDVSNPILIQESKVTPDYPEIARTARMEGTVIMQAIIFRDGTVGEVEVLRVTQPGVGFEENAINAVRQWRYEPAKQNGKPVEVFFTIKVDFTIH
- a CDS encoding MotA/TolQ/ExbB proton channel family protein, translating into MLLGNIVGDLFKYYTDGGNVMHAISILSLASVATIIYKLIAFRRVKINVNNFIAQVRSSLLKGNVKGAIQACEEQRSPVASIVKSGLLKYGMPRVQMEKAMENAAIHEIAYLEKFHTVLATIANIAPLLGFLGTVVGMVLSFEVIAKAGLNNPGEVAKGISQALLTTAYGLIVAFVTQPFYNYFTSKVSAYTRQIETAANIMFETLDELERRDS
- a CDS encoding ABC transporter ATP-binding protein, whose translation is MDALIEFRDVRRVYRMGDEEVHALDGVSLKIERGDYVAVMGPSGSGKSTLMNVVGCLDVPTSGSYRLNDREISELDDDQLAAIRNREIGFIFQTFNLLARTDAVQNVELPLVYAGIPRKERRERAIEALQNVGLGDRTGHRPNELSGGQRQRVAVARALVNKPSLLLADEPTGNLDSRTGADIMALFDELHEAGHTIVLVTHEEALADRAARVLRLKDGLLVSDRTRPAVSLTP
- a CDS encoding biopolymer transporter ExbD, which gives rise to MMKKLVSKPPESEIPTSSMADIAFLLIIFFMVTAVFSATKGLDFKLPSDDKNQETSTEEAVFIKVAADGSLTVDCQPMELKGILPYLEPKLTRDAQKPVILYTDSDAPYSAMVAVYDVLGTPELVQDINDPVPNPWLGWKVKNISVPTQKEVAEYIELFGFNPFESHCE